The segment ATGTTGCGGCCGCCGCCGCGATCGATCGTGTAGCTCAGGCGGGCGTCGACCAGGCCATAGGCCTTGTTGATCGGCGCGTCGCGGCCGAGCGGGACGCTGGGGCCGTCGCCGGCGGTGGTGTAGACCTTGTCCTTCCACGTATAGTCGACATGCGCGGCGAGGTCGCCGCTGCCGAACGTCCCGATCACCCAGTCGCCCGACAGGCGGACGCTGTTCTTCGGGGTGAAGGGCAGCACGAAATAGCCGGTGATGTTGTCGCCGACCTGCACCGGCGAGCCGGGGTTGACGGCGGGATCGAAGATCGAGCCGGCCGGGGCCAGCACGTTGCGGATCTTCGAGGTGGTGTAGGCATAGCTGGCGCTGAGCGTCAGGCCGGGGATCGGCACCGCCGTCAGGTCGGCCTCCAGCCCCTTCACCGTCGCGCGGCCGACGTTGAACGTGTCGGCCAGCGACGCGTCGGCGGGGTCGGCCGAGATGTCGAGCTGCAGGTCCTTGTACTTGGCGATGAAGCCGGCGAGGTTCACGCGCAGCCGCCGGTCGAGCAGGTCGGACTTGATGCCCGCCTCATAGCTGGTGACCGTCTCCGGCCCGAAGGTGCGGGTGAAGGTCGGCGACGCCTCGTTCGATCCGCCCGCCTTGTAGCCGGTCACGACCTTCGCATAGAGCGAGACGTTCTCGACCGGGCGGTAGGACAGGGTCAGCGCCGGGTTGAACTTGCTGTTCTTCACGTCGGTCGCGCCGACCACCGATCCCAGCGGGATGGTCGCGCCCGGGCCGTTGAAGCGGCGGGCGACCAGCGGCGAAGTCTGGCCGATGAAGAAGTTCGAGGTGCGGATGCGGTCGGCGGTCCGCTTGTCGCGGGTGTAGCGGCCGCCCACGGTCACGTCGAACTTGCCGTCGGCGAACTCCGGGGTCCAGGTCAGCTGGCCGAAGATCGCCTTGGAGGTCGACTTGGCGTTGGTGTCGCGATCGACCAGCACCTGCTGGCCGGGCGTGCCGGTGCCGACGTCGACCGTCTCGAAATGATTGGCCTTCTCGCGGAAATAATAGATGCCGACGACATATTTGAACTGGTCGGCGATGGTGCCGACCGCCTGGAATTCCTGGGTGTAGGTCTTCGAGCCGACCTGGTCGAACGCGAAGAAGGGCGCCAGGAAGGCCTCGGTATAGTCCTGGTAGGTCCGCACCTTGATGTGCCGGTAGCTGCTCAGCGAACGCAGCGTCAGCGCGTCGCTCGCCCG is part of the Rhizorhabdus wittichii RW1 genome and harbors:
- a CDS encoding TonB-dependent receptor (PFAM: TonB-dependent receptor; TonB-dependent receptor, plug); the encoded protein is MTVAFQLARASTIALAIATTAPSFAQATPSQAAVPAAAEDNSVAGVEEIVVTAERRAENLQRTPIAITALTANSLQSSGITDLRGVVQAAPSLYFAPYPSSTTTLVLFMRGQGIGDPNIITKDGGVGLYVDGIYQSRPQASAFDLADVERVEVLRGPQGTLYGRNTTGGAVNIISKKPTGELGAHGLLSLGNYDYRRALVNLDLPQFGTFKVKLTGLYSNRDGWANNAANTAGTPDAHDFQSDRKYAVRGAVRWEPTDGITVDYSGDYSDQRTTPVRYVTENAFAPFLFPGYTADPETAYRPVYLPYSHVKSDGHTLIGEWRASDALTLRSLSSYRHIKVRTYQDYTEAFLAPFFAFDQVGSKTYTQEFQAVGTIADQFKYVVGIYYFREKANHFETVDVGTGTPGQQVLVDRDTNAKSTSKAIFGQLTWTPEFADGKFDVTVGGRYTRDKRTADRIRTSNFFIGQTSPLVARRFNGPGATIPLGSVVGATDVKNSKFNPALTLSYRPVENVSLYAKVVTGYKAGGSNEASPTFTRTFGPETVTSYEAGIKSDLLDRRLRVNLAGFIAKYKDLQLDISADPADASLADTFNVGRATVKGLEADLTAVPIPGLTLSASYAYTTSKIRNVLAPAGSIFDPAVNPGSPVQVGDNITGYFVLPFTPKNSVRLSGDWVIGTFGSGDLAAHVDYTWKDKVYTTAGDGPSVPLGRDAPINKAYGLVDARLSYTIDRGGGRNISIGLWGKNVLDKRYPGFVIGSGSIIAGYPNQAISYGDPATYGIDVGFSF